One window from the genome of Candidatus Zixiibacteriota bacterium encodes:
- a CDS encoding diguanylate cyclase: MLNKKGSFRTLFPREEYLFIVTRLIAVVVMIPWVLFNPYPDMINTNAILLILLAIAIHLSIFTTRPRWLKLTQQDLYKITFGFDIAIVSLLVHYTGGLYSNFYLLYYLVIGFSAYNLGLQGGVTVAFACSSLYLLMNYYQISEQIVLDLTLRLVIAWVYAFAIGVFSKHIKHSSNKLLNLLDILNERTTELERTQIQLETIYETSRSLGEIHNLSEVFVEINNIADRILGYPMSSILLLSENRGYLELIATVESGVKKIFKNPQKRELSGLYARVIDSGRTERVADLSGSDNHVAIMERTKSAMIVPMIARSKIIGILSAESSKVAAFNDRDEKLYSILAASAGMAIDNARMHKHISDLTVIDDLTGIFNYRYFVQKLEEEKRRATRYNLPLSLVMLDLDWFKKTNDSYGHEIGNIVLKEIVQVVKGCIRDTDTFCRYGGEEFIIILPLTSADEAQVLAERIRSQVEKHDFGVATGVPGLKITVSLGTTSYPENGLSPVELVQTVDTALYRAKGSGKNMVCSV, from the coding sequence ATGTTGAATAAAAAAGGCTCGTTTAGAACACTTTTCCCTCGTGAGGAGTATCTTTTTATAGTGACCCGCCTGATTGCGGTTGTGGTCATGATCCCGTGGGTGCTCTTTAATCCCTACCCCGACATGATCAACACCAATGCTATATTGTTGATACTTCTGGCAATAGCGATCCATCTTTCGATTTTCACCACCCGGCCGCGCTGGCTCAAGCTGACCCAGCAGGACCTCTACAAGATCACTTTCGGATTCGATATTGCCATAGTATCGTTGTTAGTTCATTATACCGGGGGGTTGTACAGCAATTTCTATCTGTTGTATTACCTGGTGATCGGTTTTTCCGCTTACAACCTTGGCCTGCAGGGGGGGGTAACCGTAGCGTTTGCCTGCAGTTCTCTGTACTTACTGATGAATTATTACCAGATCAGCGAGCAGATCGTACTCGATTTGACACTCCGGCTGGTAATCGCGTGGGTCTACGCTTTCGCGATCGGTGTCTTTTCCAAGCATATCAAGCATTCCTCGAATAAGCTTTTGAATCTTTTAGACATCCTCAACGAGCGTACTACGGAGCTGGAAAGAACGCAGATTCAGCTCGAGACGATCTATGAAACCTCGCGTTCCCTGGGCGAAATCCATAACCTGAGCGAAGTATTTGTCGAGATCAACAATATCGCTGACCGGATTCTGGGATATCCGATGAGCAGTATTCTGCTCTTATCGGAAAACCGTGGATATCTCGAGCTTATCGCCACGGTGGAAAGCGGAGTGAAGAAGATCTTCAAGAATCCGCAGAAACGGGAGCTTTCCGGGCTTTACGCGCGTGTGATCGACAGCGGACGGACCGAACGGGTGGCCGATCTCTCCGGAAGCGATAATCATGTCGCCATTATGGAGAGGACGAAAAGCGCGATGATCGTGCCGATGATCGCCCGCAGTAAGATAATCGGTATTCTATCGGCTGAATCCTCGAAAGTGGCGGCCTTCAACGACCGCGATGAAAAGCTCTACTCGATTTTGGCGGCCTCGGCCGGAATGGCGATCGATAACGCGCGCATGCACAAGCATATATCGGACCTGACGGTTATCGACGACCTGACCGGTATATTCAATTATCGCTATTTCGTTCAGAAGCTGGAAGAGGAAAAACGGCGCGCCACCCGCTACAATCTGCCACTCTCTTTGGTAATGCTGGACCTGGACTGGTTCAAAAAGACCAATGACAGCTACGGCCATGAAATCGGCAATATCGTTTTAAAGGAGATCGTGCAGGTCGTCAAGGGCTGTATCCGTGACACCGATACTTTTTGTCGCTATGGTGGCGAGGAATTTATTATAATACTGCCGTTGACCTCCGCCGATGAGGCGCAGGTTCTGGCCGAACGGATTCGGTCACAGGTAGAAAAGCATGACTTCGGAGTGGCCACCGGAGTGCCCGGGCTGAAAATCACGGTTTCTCTGGGTACCACGTCTTATCCGGAAAACGGCCTCTCGCCGGTCGAGCTGGTACAGACTGTCGACACAGCTCTCTACCGGGCCAAGGGCTCCGGCAAGAACATGGTCTGCAGTGTATAG
- a CDS encoding SpoIID/LytB domain-containing protein, which yields MIKSISHLILVSILVICGCSRLDYIERQTGREQVSLPRIRVRILHDSQFSLRCQGSYKLRCVTSELAPRGYYSVAELRFRLGQSGIVLSDNGFVLDSNLTVIYAAPKHQGNHLLINGKPFRGVLEVRRDDDKLELINVLNLEDYLKGVLPPEIGRLESNALEALKAQAVASRTYAYSRLLSNRNRRYDLVNSIMDQVYRGIAGEYSLANRAIEKTAGMILTCGKKPITAYYHSTCGGYTEDVAHVWDKQGSHYLKGVEDLGYCSWSKYYNWHMSWQPEELAEYLRQYLLKEREFTADSLIIEDIIIKERFSSGRINYLEVKTDKGDFLFFKDQIRWAFRRPGSPELILPSSNFDLRLWRDHDGKLVEITAEGGGYGHGVGMCQCGAIGRARSGQTYREILNHYYTDVNISKIY from the coding sequence ATGATCAAGTCGATTAGCCATCTGATTCTGGTATCTATATTGGTCATCTGTGGATGTTCGCGGCTGGATTACATCGAACGACAGACCGGACGCGAGCAGGTCTCACTGCCACGTATCCGTGTACGGATCCTGCATGACAGTCAGTTTTCGCTCAGGTGCCAGGGCAGTTACAAACTGCGCTGTGTCACTTCCGAACTCGCACCCCGTGGATATTACTCCGTGGCAGAGTTGAGGTTTCGCCTCGGTCAGTCCGGGATTGTTTTATCCGACAATGGTTTCGTTTTAGACAGCAACTTGACAGTGATTTACGCCGCTCCCAAACATCAGGGTAACCATCTGTTAATAAACGGCAAACCGTTTAGGGGAGTGCTCGAGGTTAGGCGCGATGATGACAAACTGGAATTAATCAATGTGCTCAACCTCGAGGATTATCTCAAGGGTGTACTTCCACCTGAAATAGGCCGGCTCGAATCCAACGCGCTGGAGGCACTCAAGGCTCAGGCAGTTGCCTCGCGGACTTATGCCTATTCGCGTCTGTTGTCCAACCGGAACAGGCGTTACGATCTGGTCAATAGTATCATGGACCAGGTCTACCGTGGCATCGCGGGCGAATACTCTCTGGCTAACCGGGCAATCGAAAAGACCGCCGGTATGATCCTGACCTGCGGAAAAAAGCCGATTACAGCTTACTACCACTCGACCTGCGGGGGATACACCGAGGATGTCGCGCATGTCTGGGATAAACAGGGCTCGCACTATCTGAAGGGCGTGGAAGACCTCGGGTATTGCAGCTGGTCCAAGTATTATAACTGGCATATGAGCTGGCAACCGGAAGAACTGGCCGAATATCTGCGTCAATACCTGCTCAAGGAAAGGGAATTTACGGCCGATTCATTAATCATAGAGGATATTATAATCAAGGAAAGATTTTCCTCGGGGAGAATCAACTACCTGGAGGTTAAAACCGACAAAGGCGATTTTCTGTTTTTCAAAGATCAGATCCGCTGGGCGTTTCGAAGACCCGGGAGTCCCGAACTGATTTTGCCTTCATCGAACTTCGACCTGCGTCTGTGGCGTGATCACGATGGCAAACTGGTCGAGATAACAGCAGAGGGCGGAGGCTACGGTCATGGTGTCGGGATGTGCCAGTGCGGAGCTATCGGGCGAGCCAGGTCCGGACAGACATATCGCGAAATCCTGAATCATTATTATACGGATGTGAATATCAGTAAAATCTATTAA